In Ornithodoros turicata isolate Travis unplaced genomic scaffold, ASM3712646v1 Chromosome117, whole genome shotgun sequence, the DNA window GCCAGAAATGGACGTAAAGTCTCATTGGATGTAACAGTCGTTTGTGTGTAAGAGCAGGGTGGATGTAACGACTCGTTTTCGGATGTAAGAGCATGATGGACGTAACGGtgcgttggatgtagtggcacggaatccAGTTGACGTGCCAAAAATAGCAGCTAAGTTGCAGTTATAGTATGACGTTTCGGATGCCTGTTCGGGTATGATCATCAGAATGAAACGAGAAACAGTATGccatccgagttctacttatagctTAGTCATGACCTTGTAGAAATCAGGTAGTGGCCCTTTGTGACTGTTACATGCATTATCATTACGGTGAATGTGCAAAGATTCCAAAAATTTTCTTACACCCCATCTATGCTCGTGTGCCACGGTCTTTGCATTGTGAAAGTCAAGAGAATGACCTGTTTTTAGATTGTGCTCGACAAGTTCTGTGCGGTGATTCACTGCCGGTGGTTTTGATATGTGTTGCTGATGTTCTTTCAGTCTCGTGACTTTGTTTCTTCCAGATTCTCCTACGTAGCAGGCACTGCATTGTTCACATTCCAACCTGTATACAACACCAGATTCTTCCATATGGGGCACTGGGTCTTTGGGGTGACATAAAATATTATACAGTGTTTTGGTGGGTTTAAAGGCTCTGCGTATGCCAAGTGGTTTTAAAATTCTGCAGTTTGAAGCACTCGCCAAGCAAGAGAAACCGAACGTAAGCTATCAAGTGACATCCTCACCAAGAACCATTACGCTGTCGACTTCGTCAAAAGCACCATTTCTAGGACGTCTGATGATCATGAGAAGAACCCCACTCCTGAAAACATTGTATGCATTCGTTATGTTGGGGGCCTATCAGAAGCTGTGCGAAGAATTTTAAAACCACTTGGCATACACACAGCCTTTAAACCCAACAAAACACTGTATAATATTTTATGTCACCCCAAATACCCTGCGCCCCACATCGAAGAATCTGATGTTGTACAATGCAGTGCCTGCTACGTGGGAGAAACTGGAAGAAAGAAAGTCACGAGACTGAAAGAACATCAGCAACACATATCAAAACCACCGGCAGTGAATCACCGCACAGAAATTGTCGAGCACGTGCTACAAACCGGTCATTCTTTTGACTTTCACAATGCAAAGACCACGGCAGGGCCACTACCTGATTGCTACAAGGTCATGACTAagctataagtagaactcgaATGACACACTGtttcttgtttcattctgatgatgatgcccgaacaggcatccgaaacgtcatattacattttgtctcattgttacgtcaagccaGCGTGTGGAAGTTTTCCTCATGGTCTCCCCTGGCTTTTGATCTATCTTCAATCTCAAGTGTTATGTTACCCGGAgagtgcgctaatatgcggcatCATCGAGCACATTTATACGCTTCTACCATGTTCACGTGAGTGCGTGGCCTGTGTCTCAACTCATGCTTTATTTATCTAGATGCCGAGCTATGGATACGACCGGCTCATGCTATGGCCGAACTCGGCAGCACGTCCCAGCTTGTGCCGAAGCTTTCCGCTCTGGATGAATACTGCAGGGCACacgtcgcacttgtacggcttttCACCCTTGTGTGTCCACTTGCGATTCTGTAGGTCCTCATtttggctgaactccgcagggcagatattgcacttgtatggcttctcgcccgtgtgtgtctgcgTGTGATGCTGTACATTTATGCTctcgctgaactctgcagggcaggcATTGCACTTctatggcttctcttctgtgtgCGTGCGCTTGTGACCCCGTAGATGGCCGctccggctgaactctgcagggcagacatcgcacttgtatggcttctcgcccgtgtgtctcCGCTTGTGATGCTGTAGATAGCTGCTCTgagtgaactctgcagggcagacatcgcacttgtatggcttctcgcctgtgtgtgtctgcttgtgacgTTTTAGGTCGCTGctccggctgaactctgcagggcagacattgcacttatatggcttttcgcccgtgtgtgtctgcttgtgacgctgtaggtgGCCGCCCAATCTGAACTGCGCAGGGCatacatcgcacttgtatggcttctctcctgtGTGCGTGCGCATGTGACCCTGTAGATTCCCCCTCTGACTGAACCCTgcatggcagacatcgcacttgtatggcttctccccCGTGTGTGTCTGCCTGTGACATTGTAGGTGGCAGCTCCGGCTGAACTTTGCAgggcagagatcgcacttgtatggcttctcgcccgtgtgtctcCGCTTGTGATGCTGTAGATAGCTGCTCCgggtgaactctgcagggcagacatcgcacttgtatggcttctctcctgtGTGCGTGCGCATGTGATCCTGTAGATGGCCGCCCTGCCTGAATTCTGCAGGACAGaaattgcacttgtatggcttctcacccgtgtgcgtccgcttgtgttGCTGTAGATTCCCGCTTacgctgaactctgcaggacagagattgcacttgtatggcttctcgcccatgTGTGTCCGCCAGTGATACTTCAGTTGGGCACTCTGGGTGAACTGTGCAGGGCAGAGATGgcatttgtatggcttctcgcccgtgtgtgtctgcttgtgacgTTTTAGGTGGCTGCTCcgactgaactctgcagggcaggcatcgcacttatatggcttttcgcccgtgtgtgtctgcttgtgacgctgtaggtgGCCGCCCAATCTGAACTGCGCAGGGCatacatcgcacttgtatggcttctctcctgtGTGCGTGCGCATGTGACCCTGTAGATTCCCGCTCTGACTGAAccctgcagggcagacatcgcacttgtatggcttctcgcccgtgtgtgtgtgcctgtgacGTTGTAGTTGGCCGctccggctgaactctgcaggacagaaattgcacttgtatggcttctcacctgcgtgtgtccgcttgtgctgctgtagattCCCGCTTacgctgaactctgcaggacagagattgcacttgtatggcttctcgtccGTGTGTGTCCGCCAGTGATACTTCAGTTGGGCACTCCGGGTGAACTGTGCAGGGCAGACATGgcatttgtatggcttctcacccgtgcaCGCTCGCTTACGAAGGCGCAACTGGTGCACAATCCGGTTGAACTTTGCGATGTGCTGGTCACTCGACCGCGAGAATGCAGGAAGAGAGGAGGAACAGATGACACACCCAGTACTCTCCTCTTCCATTTCAGCAGCCAGTGGAGGAGCAGTGGGACACATTTCAGACTCATTCTGACACTGTGCAAACGTGTGGTGTTTCCGGCTGTCTTTCGACGCGTACACAAGTGCACATGACTCGCTTTGGTCTTGAAGCCGTTCAGTGGCTCGACCGTTTGTAATGACTCGTGAAGTGCTGTCAAATTGTGGTTCAACGGTTATTGCGCTGATCTTGAACGGTGTCTCTGAAAAAGTGCAACCTGATGATTCTTCATCGCAAATGCCTCTGGGCTGGTACTTTACGTGGAGCGAAGCAGTGGTTTCTCTTGCTCCTGAAATTTCGGAAATGGGACATTTAGAGGCCTTATCAGCACGGGCGCATCTCTAATTCACAACTATTGGAAAAACCTTATGGTATCGCGTTTGCGGTCAAGCTATGCGCGTCCGCCTCAGCAAATAATCCTCCTTGTGACTCCCTGCGGTATTTTCTGTGaggtaaagtgaggtgaggaaaaacatctgGGACGAAAACTGAGGTGATGGCAAAGatcgtgagggcatttgcccaTCTCTGCCTGTATTCACTGGGGCGCTGCCATTTTGGGGAAACAAGGGTTGGATCACGTTGAAGAGGATATTCCCAGACAATGTGCGAACATAACAGATTCTGCGTCCCCTATTATCGGCGACGTGTTGGATGTAGGCCGGCATGTCGGGAGGATGCGGAACAGCAGAAGCCGGCAGGAGTGCTTGCAAGCAGAAACCGAGTGTAGGAACAGACTCCAGGTATCACAGAAATCCTGCTATTATATGTATTTTAAGTACAAGACATAATATAAGCTTGAATCAAGAACAAGCATGAATGTGTACGTGAATAAATGTCTGTtataaaatgcaaatttttggccatcAATTGCTTTTTTCTAGCTATTTGCTCACAGTCGCAGCCTTTCCTATAGGCGTAACGACGATGACAACACATTCTCTTCGCGTAAACATTGACGCCGAAGCGCAATTTAAACGTGATTTGCAAGATAGTTGCAACAGAATGTATACATAAAGGGACGGTCTCATACCCCCTGCCCCTCTGATAAAGTGTATCATTGGATTGTACTTTGTTCAAAATGGGATACCGCAAGtttacccgacaaagcacgtcacAGCTATTAATAACCAAATAAATTGATAAGAATAATTAATAACCAAATTAAAgcgataaagattgcagagcatggcACGATCTGCATTGGCAACAATGAGAATAGCGACGTTGCCCTGCGGGAAAGCCTGTGacaggatacagaaatcgtccgCTTTTGTGCGTGTCCACTTTCAGAAACGACTGGGGACCACGGCACCTCCCGTACATTCTCACCCGGCTTTCATGTGAAGAACATTCCAAGAAATGGCCGACACgatggtttagaacaactacaTAAATCCTCAGAGACAATTTAAATGTCGCAGGACAACCTACTCCCCTCcttcacaaatctgaagtcgacGGCCAACGGCGCACACAGTCcgattacagctccgaccaacgatttccattacactccccgttgtaaactgatcatgtttcgaaatgaagtgtcgctgacgacatACATCGAGAAGAAGTGAgcgtttatttaaaaaccgtaTTAAATACTCCCACTCCTAACATTTCCCACACATCACTTCACACTTCTTACACCACATCACCACACAGTCGTTACATTTCCCATGCATCACAACATAACCAACCTCCAATGCAACCCTTTTTGAGCCTCAGTCTGTTCACGCGTGCGGCTTTTAAAACATCCAACAGAAACACAATGTGATGGGATAGAGACAGCATCTGTACAGCATTTCCACTATGCGCATTAGCACGTGCTTCTTAGTGTCTCCATGTTGGGGACATGTGACTGATGAAAACTGTCACTTAAACCAAAATTTGTCCATCGTAAAAAAGGGTCAGAACGAGATGTAAATCTTACACAGAATTACGGTGCCACTGGTATTTTGCGAGTACGCTGTAAAGGATGGGCATATctttgacgattacgagcgcgctgggccgcccacctGACACAATCACCCATGGAGCGCATCCGCTGCCGCAAAGCGTTGCGGAAAAATCTGACGAGcagtgacgtcaaatatctctcgagcTCCACTCGCGGCTGCCAGGCGAACGGATGAACACAGCGAATTCCGAATAAAGCCTGAAGATGTTCGACTCGTCGACAATATGTCTGCACACTGCTTGTCCCGTTTCACCCGTCTGCAAGCAGGCATAGACGGATTCGTGGCGAGAATAAGATTCCTGTCTTTTGAAAAGAActgaaatatgacagtcatcAAAAAAGTCCGACATCGGTGGAACCTGAActtcgcatctctcgattgccaTTCGAGCGCCGATGGCCaatacggccacggaaacaaccACAGACTGGTAGAGCGTGCTTGTTCTGGAAAATAACCTGGCCGAACGCAAGGTAAGACAGTcagcaatgtaagcagcaaaACTCTCATCCCTAGAGAGAATGAGATCACCTTCCTTCAGATGGACCTTGGGGGCCAGCCTCAGTGGTGTTGTCTCTGTAATAAACGTCAGTCGATGTTTGACGCTGTTGTGTTTGTGCTGTCTCTCCGTGTGTCGTCCATGCAAGGAACACTATATCCTCGAGCTGCTGAGAGGAAGTCAGCAACATGTTGTAGCACAGCCAGGAAAGGCTTCACAAGAGGCAGAGGCCACCGGGTGGGTGTGTACTACGACACGCTAGTATTTTGTTGAACGGCCCCTTGCCTCGAAGGAGCTCGGAATGTACTTAAATCACTACTAATTTGTTAGACCAAGCCGTTCTCCCATCTAtcaaaatgcaccatgcgacgTAATTCAACGAACAGGTGCACAAGGATCGCAGAATCCGTGACTGTGCGCAACCGTGGCAATGCCCCGAACGACCCAATGAGCCGCCCGCTTTAGTTTGACGTCAAGAAAGTAGAGCCGCTGGTTGATTTAGAGGAACGCCGTccgctatttttcactcggaaccacACCGCAGGAAGAAGTTTCTTGTcgctttttctttgatttatcaGGTACAATAGACGAACATTTGTCTTCAGACAGCGTTCAAGGTTAGGCCGTGATATTATGGAGGCTGTTCTCATTGAGCTCCCCGAACAAAGTTACCCAAAAATCAGTCAACCTGTCCCCACTCGAACTTGCTTTTCTCTCCCGCGACCTTCCGTAGttggtggattatgaaaataaacttcaggtgccagttggaTGCTGctctgtccatgtctgtgttttgtatggtgTTCCTTATTGTGATGGTATACAGGAGTTAGGGGGCTGTCACTGAATGTTTGGGGGGTGTAAGGggaggggtctggataaatcactgacaagGGAGACTTCCCCATCCCATGTAAACCTCATAagacacctcctgaaatatttttctggctatgcaGCCGCATCATGACATAATTGACATTGTTGTCCATcatttcttgaatatgtttcgaTTATATGAAAAAGTCGACACCAGATATCTTAtgatcatcatcaaacaagaacatatgtcgttttgttcagcaccttatgtactttttttaatttcaggtggacgtaaattttagaaggcagctagtggagGAAAAGATCATGGCCATAgctcatgtggctcctggagctcccagtggacACTCCTTATGGAGTAACTGTTCAGAACACGCACaaacagtttgctcacagaaccaatgagtaggatgttgctcgaatactgagagaaaatggcgtaacacataaaAATATCGTACGACACAGTATGAGAGTAAAAACATTTCTctcgagggatgcatgaaacactgtcggagtattgtgtgcatgaagcattgtgtgtgacacaagctgtgggggcacaccgcctcggacacacttCGGGAAGCATAacacagcgattgctaatatggtggatacttccgtt includes these proteins:
- the LOC135371593 gene encoding zinc finger protein 431-like isoform X1, coding for MDPQLQEMCLSPKFSVQLSRVKVEPPDAACLHEQGQIQEQYCSESPLRSNSYGETAGMYHIKEEPHEDCSSEHPIVEVKTEPYNTAILAEQDQMGHRQDSTSGGARETTASLHVKYQPRGICDEESSGCTFSETPFKISAITVEPQFDSTSRVITNGRATERLQDQSESCALVYASKDSRKHHTFAQCQNESEMCPTAPPLAAEMEEESTGCVICSSSLPAFSRSSDQHIAKFNRIVHQLRLRKRACTGEKPYKCHVCPAQFTRSAQLKYHWRTHTDEKPYKCNLCPAEFSVSGNLQQHKRTHAGEKPYKCNFCPAEFSRSGQLQRHRHTHTGEKPYKCDVCPAGFSQSGNLQGHMRTHTGEKPYKCDVCPAQFRLGGHLQRHKQTHTGEKPYKCDACPAEFSRSSHLKRHKQTHTGEKPYKCHLCPAQFTQSAQLKYHWRTHMGEKPYKCNLCPAEFSVSGNLQQHKRTHTGEKPYKCNFCPAEFRQGGHLQDHMRTHTGEKPYKCDVCPAEFTRSSYLQHHKRRHTGEKPYKCDLCPAKFSRSCHLQCHRQTHTGEKPYKCDVCHAGFSQRGNLQGHMRTHTGEKPYKCDVCPAQFRLGGHLQRHKQTHTGEKPYKCNVCPAEFSRSSDLKRHKQTHTGEKPYKCDVCPAEFTQSSYLQHHKRRHTGEKPYKCDVCPAEFSRSGHLRGHKRTHTEEKP